One window from the genome of Mumia sp. ZJ1417 encodes:
- a CDS encoding universal stress protein: MTIAVAYTPDEYGEVALEHAIAWARDRDARLVVINVAKDSQFHEHHDVVSGYDLEQLQHRLGSEGLREHDVRQPVGAGVAELVLETAAEENADLLVIGIRHRSAVGKLIMGSVAQQLLLDAQLPVFAAKPGQHPLR, encoded by the coding sequence ATGACGATCGCTGTGGCCTACACCCCTGACGAGTACGGCGAGGTTGCGTTGGAGCACGCGATCGCGTGGGCGCGCGACCGCGACGCACGTCTCGTGGTGATCAACGTGGCGAAGGACTCCCAGTTCCACGAGCACCACGACGTCGTCTCCGGATACGACCTCGAGCAGCTCCAGCACCGGCTCGGGTCGGAGGGGTTGCGCGAGCACGATGTCCGCCAGCCTGTGGGGGCCGGTGTCGCCGAGCTCGTGCTCGAGACCGCGGCCGAGGAGAACGCCGACCTGCTCGTCATCGGTATCCGCCACCGGTCGGCAGTGGGCAAGCTCATCATGGGGAGCGTCGCCCAGCAGCTGCTGCTCGATGCCCAGCTGCCGGTCTTCGCGGCGAAGCCGGGACAGCACCCGTTACGGTGA